Genomic segment of Candidatus Bathyarchaeota archaeon:
TCTTGGGCAATAATATTATCATCGCGCCTATGCTTATTAGGATTATGGCCAGCTTGACCGTTTGGGCAAGGTTGAATCCCCTATCCGACCGTTTCAATTCAGCCTTGAGTATTCCTTTACCCGTCATGGGATTTCCAATGGATACATCGACTTCCCTTATAGAGCTGTTTAAGACGTGGGGATTTAGATCTTCAGATGAGTTTTGGAGGGCCTCTAGGATGGTTAGTGTTGCAGCTTCTACATGGCTTTTCAATCTCTCCTCGTCGATCCATCCAGGTGTGGTGGAGTTATCGAACAAGGTATGGATCCAGCCCAGCTCCTCTCCAGTTCTTATATAGTATGGAAATATGGGTCTGGAAGTTATGGTTACTGCAGGGATAATAGTATCTTCATCTATGGATAATTGAAAGTCCCCCCATCTATTTTGGGCGATTTGGAGGGCTGCTCTGGGGTCTTCGAATGTGAGATGGTCTGCCCCCGTCTCATGGCACTGGCTCCCCCTTAGGTTTAAAGATTCTGGGGCATGTTCGGAGTCCATGTCCGTGTATTGTTTAAAACCGGGCCTAGTCCCACTGGTTAAAGGAAGAGCTAATTCATGGGCTACTTCAGCCGCTATCTCGTCTAGGAGTGAGGACGACTCTGTTATCTTCAGCCTATGACCTCCAATAGAATCCAAGTTTACGACTCCTATGATTCGGCTTAGTTCAGCTTCGTGATACGCCCTATAGTGTAGTGATCCTATGAGGCCGAATTCTTCAGCCGTGAAGAATACGAATCTCATCTCATAAGGGGGAGTATACCCTCTCCTATTGGCCTCAGCGAAGGCATGGGCTATAGCCAGCACGCCTGCCACACCTGATGCATCGTCGATGAATCCCGGGGACATGACGGTATCATAATGGGCTGCGACTATTAGTGTTCCGTTACCTTTAACTCCTGGGAGCCTACCTATAACGTTCCTGTGAAGGTCGAGGCTGATCCTGGCTGGGATATTCATTTCGGCTTGGACTTCTCCACGCCTTAAAGCCTCTTTGATCTTCATCCAGTCCCTGTACTGTATCCAGCCTGCAGGTGCTCTGATATCCCAGAACATCGATCCTTCAGCCGAGTTTAGGATGGGGGGCATCCACATATTCAATATATTAGTATAAGTATAGAGTATGGCCCTGGGTTCGCTTAACCTTATGGATTCGAAGAAGTCTTTCACCCTTCTATTCAGGATTAGATCATCGACCCCAACGAC
This window contains:
- a CDS encoding Zn-dependent exopeptidase M28, with the translated sequence MISKSTGRTAFLIIILLLHAPFYVGAEKPSIYPMPFLNSKEVLEYCLELEALTLNSSLSSFSYRSAGSPGAQASAEWIACKLESFGLEVKFENFSFLAWELYDEPSLTLYVDSQPVRLETFIPMHMSWPTPGEGLRGNIALYTWGEGAVQVNGSILVVGVDDLILNRRVKDFFESIRLSEPRAILYTYTNILNMWMPPILNSAEGSMFWDIRAPAGWIQYRDWMKIKEALRRGEVQAEMNIPARISLDLHRNVIGRLPGVKGNGTLIVAAHYDTVMSPGFIDDASGVAGVLAIAHAFAEANRRGYTPPYEMRFVFFTAEEFGLIGSLHYRAYHEAELSRIIGVVNLDSIGGHRLKITESSSLLDEIAAEVAHELALPLTSGTRPGFKQYTDMDSEHAPESLNLRGSQCHETGADHLTFEDPRAALQIAQNRWGDFQLSIDEDTIIPAVTITSRPIFPYYIRTGEELGWIHTLFDNSTTPGWIDEERLKSHVEAATLTILEALQNSSEDLNPHVLNSSIREVDVSIGNPMTGKGILKAELKRSDRGFNLAQTVKLAIILISIGAMIILLPKKRIIRRPANIFK